Proteins from one Cicer arietinum cultivar CDC Frontier isolate Library 1 chromosome 3, Cicar.CDCFrontier_v2.0, whole genome shotgun sequence genomic window:
- the LOC101499558 gene encoding ABC transporter B family member 26, chloroplastic-like isoform X4, with protein sequence MPTSISNLLPLSHSKTFTVSHTHKSQTYIFNHNNKPHTRFLFSFSKSGRSKICNLKTRCVSDDVPRFHKRVGLLASVLPGGDWWTLPNHREDEAEPTAAIVALRRMWELVADERWVVTVAFGSLVIAAISEITMPSILAASIFSAQSGENAAFSRNAMFLVLLCFTSGICRITADCQRLSNIIGNDLQLILRNTLQGTGAIINLVALSWPLAVSALMICSVLSAIFLVYGRYQRKAAELTQDFTACANEVAQETLCLIRTVRVYGTGKEEFERYNQWLQKLAFISSRESVGYGFWNLSFNTLYRSTQIFAVLLGGMSVFSCGVTVEQLTKYVLYCEWLIYATWRVTNSLSSLLQSIGASENIFHMMNLLPCDQFLSKGIKLQRLMGHIQFVNVSFHYPARSMIPVLEHLDFSVKANQVIAIVGLSGSGKSTLVNLLLRLYEPSSGQICIDGFPLKELDIRWLRQKIGYVAQEPRILHMDIKSNIKYGCPMNINQEDIKQAAKLAYAHDFISSLPNGYETLVDDNALSGGQKQRIAIARAILRDPVILILDEPTSALDSESEHYIKEVLYALKDETKSRTIIIVAHSLSTVKAADGIIVMDNGCIIEMGNHDELLVKDGLYAKLNRIQADILT encoded by the exons ATGCCAACCTCCATTTCAAATTTACTTCCTTTGTCACACTCCAAAACCTTTACCGTTTCCCACACTCACAAATCCCAAACCTACATCTTCAACCACAACAACAAACCCCACACCCGTTTTCTCTTCTCCTTCTCCAAATCAGGTCGATCCAAAATCTGCAACCTTAAAACCCGTTGCGTTTCAGATGACGTCCCTAGGTTCCATAAACGGGTCGGGTTATTGGCATCAGTTTTACCTGGAGGCGATTGGTGGACATTGCCGAACCACCGGGAAGACGAAGCGGAACCTACGGCTGCGATTGTCGCTCTCCGACGAATGTGGGAGTTGGTTGCCGATGAGCGATGGGTTGTGACTGTGGCGTTCGGGTCCCTTGTCATTGCTGCT ATTTCCGAAATCACTATGCCAAGTATATTAGCAGCGTCAATATTTTCAGCACAGAGTGGTGAGAATGCGGCATTCTCAAGGAATGCAatgtttttggttctactaTGTTTTACTTCAGGAATATGCAG GATCACAGCAGATTGTCAACGGCTTTCAAATATTATAGGAAATGATCTTCAGTTGATATTGCGCAACACATTGCAG GGAACAGGAgctataattaatttagtggCTTTATCTTGGCCTCTAGCAGTATCTGCATTGATGATTTGTTCTGTATTATCTGCAATTTTCCTGGTTTATGGCAG gTATCAAAGAAAAGCAGCAGAGTTAACCCAAGATTTCACGGCTTGTGCCAATGAA GTAGCTCAGGAGACACTTTGTTTGATAAGAACTGTCCGAGTGTATGGAACCGGAAAAGAAGAATTTGAAAG GTACAATCAGTGGCTACAAAAATTAGCATTCATTAGCAGTCGTGAGAGTGTGGGTTATGGTTTCTGGAACCTGAGCTTTAACACCCTTTACCGGTCAACTCAG ATATTTGCAGTGCTTTTAGGTGGAATGTCTGTTTTCAGTTGCGGTGTAACTGTTGAGCAACTTACTAAGTATGTATTATACTGTGAGTGGTTGATTTATGCTACTTGGAGGGTAACAAACAGCTTATCATCATTACTGCAGTCCATTGGAGCATCTGAAAACATTTTCCATATGATGAATTTATTGCCCTGCGACCAATTCCTATCCAAAG GAATTAAGTTGCAGAGGTTAATGGGCCATATTCAGTTTGTAAATGTATCATTTCATTATCCTGCAAGGAGTATG ATCCCTGTTCTGGAACACTTAGACTTCTCTGTAAAAGCAAATCAAGTCATTGCCATT GTTGGTCTGAGTGGTAGTGGAAAGAGCACACTAGTCAACCTTTTACTTCGACTCTATGAGCCTAGTAGCGGTCAG ATATGTATTGATGGTTTCCCTCTTAAGGAGTTGGATATCAGGTGGCTGAGGCAGAAGATTGGATATGTTGCCCAG GAACCCCGTATCCTTCACATGGACATAAAGTCAAACATAAAATATGGTTGCCCCATGAACATAAATCAAGAAGATATTAAACAGGCTGCAAAACTTGCCTATGCTCATGACTTTATTTCTTCACTTCCAAATGGCTATGAAACCCTTGTTGATGACAATGCACTTAGCGGGGGGCAAAAGCAGCGAATTGCCATTGCAAGGGCCATTCTTAGGGACCCAGTTATTTTGATACTTGATGAACCAACCAGTGCCTTGGATTCTGAAAGTGAGCATTACATCAAG GAGGTATTGTATGCATTAAAAGATGAAACTAAATCAAGAACCATCATTATTGTTGCACATAG TCTTTCTACCGTAAAAGCTGCTGACGGGATCATAGTTATGGATAATGGTTGCATTATTGAG ATGGGTAACCATGATGAGCTTCTGGTCAAGGATGGGCTTTATGCCAAGTTAAACAGAATTCAAGCAGATATTTTAACTTGA
- the LOC101499558 gene encoding ABC transporter B family member 26, chloroplastic-like isoform X2 produces the protein MPTSISNLLPLSHSKTFTVSHTHKSQTYIFNHNNKPHTRFLFSFSKSGRSKICNLKTRCVSDDVPRFHKRVGLLASVLPGGDWWTLPNHREDEAEPTAAIVALRRMWELVADERWVVTVAFGSLVIAAISEITMPSILAASIFSAQSGENAAFSRNAMFLVLLCFTSGICSGLRSGCFGILNVTLVKRLRENLYIAILFQDISYFDKEKVGTLTSRITADCQRLSNIIGNDLQLILRNTLQGTGAIINLVALSWPLAVSALMICSVLSAIFLVYGRYQRKAAELTQDFTACANEVAQETLCLIRTVRVYGTGKEEFERYNQWLQKLAFISSRESVGYGFWNLSFNTLYRSTQIFAVLLGGMSVFSCGVTVEQLTKYVLYCEWLIYATWRVTNSLSSLLQSIGASENIFHMMNLLPCDQFLSKGKKIFVSLSLATHKIPVLEHLDFSVKANQVIAIVGLSGSGKSTLVNLLLRLYEPSSGQICIDGFPLKELDIRWLRQKIGYVAQEPRILHMDIKSNIKYGCPMNINQEDIKQAAKLAYAHDFISSLPNGYETLVDDNALSGGQKQRIAIARAILRDPVILILDEPTSALDSESEHYIKEVLYALKDETKSRTIIIVAHSLSTVKAADGIIVMDNGCIIEMGNHDELLVKDGLYAKLNRIQADILT, from the exons ATGCCAACCTCCATTTCAAATTTACTTCCTTTGTCACACTCCAAAACCTTTACCGTTTCCCACACTCACAAATCCCAAACCTACATCTTCAACCACAACAACAAACCCCACACCCGTTTTCTCTTCTCCTTCTCCAAATCAGGTCGATCCAAAATCTGCAACCTTAAAACCCGTTGCGTTTCAGATGACGTCCCTAGGTTCCATAAACGGGTCGGGTTATTGGCATCAGTTTTACCTGGAGGCGATTGGTGGACATTGCCGAACCACCGGGAAGACGAAGCGGAACCTACGGCTGCGATTGTCGCTCTCCGACGAATGTGGGAGTTGGTTGCCGATGAGCGATGGGTTGTGACTGTGGCGTTCGGGTCCCTTGTCATTGCTGCT ATTTCCGAAATCACTATGCCAAGTATATTAGCAGCGTCAATATTTTCAGCACAGAGTGGTGAGAATGCGGCATTCTCAAGGAATGCAatgtttttggttctactaTGTTTTACTTCAGGAATATGCAG TGGTTTGCGAAGTGGCTGCTTTGGAATTTTGAATGTAACCTTG GTAAAGCGTCTACGAGAAAACTTGTATATAGCCATTCTTTTTCAG GACATATCCtattttgataaagaaaaagTTGGTACATTGACAAGCAGGATCACAGCAGATTGTCAACGGCTTTCAAATATTATAGGAAATGATCTTCAGTTGATATTGCGCAACACATTGCAG GGAACAGGAgctataattaatttagtggCTTTATCTTGGCCTCTAGCAGTATCTGCATTGATGATTTGTTCTGTATTATCTGCAATTTTCCTGGTTTATGGCAG gTATCAAAGAAAAGCAGCAGAGTTAACCCAAGATTTCACGGCTTGTGCCAATGAA GTAGCTCAGGAGACACTTTGTTTGATAAGAACTGTCCGAGTGTATGGAACCGGAAAAGAAGAATTTGAAAG GTACAATCAGTGGCTACAAAAATTAGCATTCATTAGCAGTCGTGAGAGTGTGGGTTATGGTTTCTGGAACCTGAGCTTTAACACCCTTTACCGGTCAACTCAG ATATTTGCAGTGCTTTTAGGTGGAATGTCTGTTTTCAGTTGCGGTGTAACTGTTGAGCAACTTACTAAGTATGTATTATACTGTGAGTGGTTGATTTATGCTACTTGGAGGGTAACAAACAGCTTATCATCATTACTGCAGTCCATTGGAGCATCTGAAAACATTTTCCATATGATGAATTTATTGCCCTGCGACCAATTCCTATCCAAAGGCAAGAAAATATTTGTGTCCCTTTCTCTTGCTACTCATAAG ATCCCTGTTCTGGAACACTTAGACTTCTCTGTAAAAGCAAATCAAGTCATTGCCATT GTTGGTCTGAGTGGTAGTGGAAAGAGCACACTAGTCAACCTTTTACTTCGACTCTATGAGCCTAGTAGCGGTCAG ATATGTATTGATGGTTTCCCTCTTAAGGAGTTGGATATCAGGTGGCTGAGGCAGAAGATTGGATATGTTGCCCAG GAACCCCGTATCCTTCACATGGACATAAAGTCAAACATAAAATATGGTTGCCCCATGAACATAAATCAAGAAGATATTAAACAGGCTGCAAAACTTGCCTATGCTCATGACTTTATTTCTTCACTTCCAAATGGCTATGAAACCCTTGTTGATGACAATGCACTTAGCGGGGGGCAAAAGCAGCGAATTGCCATTGCAAGGGCCATTCTTAGGGACCCAGTTATTTTGATACTTGATGAACCAACCAGTGCCTTGGATTCTGAAAGTGAGCATTACATCAAG GAGGTATTGTATGCATTAAAAGATGAAACTAAATCAAGAACCATCATTATTGTTGCACATAG TCTTTCTACCGTAAAAGCTGCTGACGGGATCATAGTTATGGATAATGGTTGCATTATTGAG ATGGGTAACCATGATGAGCTTCTGGTCAAGGATGGGCTTTATGCCAAGTTAAACAGAATTCAAGCAGATATTTTAACTTGA
- the LOC101499558 gene encoding ABC transporter B family member 26, chloroplastic-like isoform X3, with protein MPTSISNLLPLSHSKTFTVSHTHKSQTYIFNHNNKPHTRFLFSFSKSGRSKICNLKTRCVSDDVPRFHKRVGLLASVLPGGDWWTLPNHREDEAEPTAAIVALRRMWELVADERWVVTVAFGSLVIAAISEITMPSILAASIFSAQSGENAAFSRNAMFLVLLCFTSGICSGLRSGCFGILNVTLDISYFDKEKVGTLTSRITADCQRLSNIIGNDLQLILRNTLQGTGAIINLVALSWPLAVSALMICSVLSAIFLVYGRYQRKAAELTQDFTACANEVAQETLCLIRTVRVYGTGKEEFERYNQWLQKLAFISSRESVGYGFWNLSFNTLYRSTQIFAVLLGGMSVFSCGVTVEQLTKYVLYCEWLIYATWRVTNSLSSLLQSIGASENIFHMMNLLPCDQFLSKGIKLQRLMGHIQFVNVSFHYPARSMIPVLEHLDFSVKANQVIAIVGLSGSGKSTLVNLLLRLYEPSSGQICIDGFPLKELDIRWLRQKIGYVAQEPRILHMDIKSNIKYGCPMNINQEDIKQAAKLAYAHDFISSLPNGYETLVDDNALSGGQKQRIAIARAILRDPVILILDEPTSALDSESEHYIKEVLYALKDETKSRTIIIVAHSLSTVKAADGIIVMDNGCIIEMGNHDELLVKDGLYAKLNRIQADILT; from the exons ATGCCAACCTCCATTTCAAATTTACTTCCTTTGTCACACTCCAAAACCTTTACCGTTTCCCACACTCACAAATCCCAAACCTACATCTTCAACCACAACAACAAACCCCACACCCGTTTTCTCTTCTCCTTCTCCAAATCAGGTCGATCCAAAATCTGCAACCTTAAAACCCGTTGCGTTTCAGATGACGTCCCTAGGTTCCATAAACGGGTCGGGTTATTGGCATCAGTTTTACCTGGAGGCGATTGGTGGACATTGCCGAACCACCGGGAAGACGAAGCGGAACCTACGGCTGCGATTGTCGCTCTCCGACGAATGTGGGAGTTGGTTGCCGATGAGCGATGGGTTGTGACTGTGGCGTTCGGGTCCCTTGTCATTGCTGCT ATTTCCGAAATCACTATGCCAAGTATATTAGCAGCGTCAATATTTTCAGCACAGAGTGGTGAGAATGCGGCATTCTCAAGGAATGCAatgtttttggttctactaTGTTTTACTTCAGGAATATGCAG TGGTTTGCGAAGTGGCTGCTTTGGAATTTTGAATGTAACCTTG GACATATCCtattttgataaagaaaaagTTGGTACATTGACAAGCAGGATCACAGCAGATTGTCAACGGCTTTCAAATATTATAGGAAATGATCTTCAGTTGATATTGCGCAACACATTGCAG GGAACAGGAgctataattaatttagtggCTTTATCTTGGCCTCTAGCAGTATCTGCATTGATGATTTGTTCTGTATTATCTGCAATTTTCCTGGTTTATGGCAG gTATCAAAGAAAAGCAGCAGAGTTAACCCAAGATTTCACGGCTTGTGCCAATGAA GTAGCTCAGGAGACACTTTGTTTGATAAGAACTGTCCGAGTGTATGGAACCGGAAAAGAAGAATTTGAAAG GTACAATCAGTGGCTACAAAAATTAGCATTCATTAGCAGTCGTGAGAGTGTGGGTTATGGTTTCTGGAACCTGAGCTTTAACACCCTTTACCGGTCAACTCAG ATATTTGCAGTGCTTTTAGGTGGAATGTCTGTTTTCAGTTGCGGTGTAACTGTTGAGCAACTTACTAAGTATGTATTATACTGTGAGTGGTTGATTTATGCTACTTGGAGGGTAACAAACAGCTTATCATCATTACTGCAGTCCATTGGAGCATCTGAAAACATTTTCCATATGATGAATTTATTGCCCTGCGACCAATTCCTATCCAAAG GAATTAAGTTGCAGAGGTTAATGGGCCATATTCAGTTTGTAAATGTATCATTTCATTATCCTGCAAGGAGTATG ATCCCTGTTCTGGAACACTTAGACTTCTCTGTAAAAGCAAATCAAGTCATTGCCATT GTTGGTCTGAGTGGTAGTGGAAAGAGCACACTAGTCAACCTTTTACTTCGACTCTATGAGCCTAGTAGCGGTCAG ATATGTATTGATGGTTTCCCTCTTAAGGAGTTGGATATCAGGTGGCTGAGGCAGAAGATTGGATATGTTGCCCAG GAACCCCGTATCCTTCACATGGACATAAAGTCAAACATAAAATATGGTTGCCCCATGAACATAAATCAAGAAGATATTAAACAGGCTGCAAAACTTGCCTATGCTCATGACTTTATTTCTTCACTTCCAAATGGCTATGAAACCCTTGTTGATGACAATGCACTTAGCGGGGGGCAAAAGCAGCGAATTGCCATTGCAAGGGCCATTCTTAGGGACCCAGTTATTTTGATACTTGATGAACCAACCAGTGCCTTGGATTCTGAAAGTGAGCATTACATCAAG GAGGTATTGTATGCATTAAAAGATGAAACTAAATCAAGAACCATCATTATTGTTGCACATAG TCTTTCTACCGTAAAAGCTGCTGACGGGATCATAGTTATGGATAATGGTTGCATTATTGAG ATGGGTAACCATGATGAGCTTCTGGTCAAGGATGGGCTTTATGCCAAGTTAAACAGAATTCAAGCAGATATTTTAACTTGA
- the LOC101499558 gene encoding ABC transporter B family member 26, chloroplastic-like isoform X1 produces MPTSISNLLPLSHSKTFTVSHTHKSQTYIFNHNNKPHTRFLFSFSKSGRSKICNLKTRCVSDDVPRFHKRVGLLASVLPGGDWWTLPNHREDEAEPTAAIVALRRMWELVADERWVVTVAFGSLVIAAISEITMPSILAASIFSAQSGENAAFSRNAMFLVLLCFTSGICSGLRSGCFGILNVTLVKRLRENLYIAILFQDISYFDKEKVGTLTSRITADCQRLSNIIGNDLQLILRNTLQGTGAIINLVALSWPLAVSALMICSVLSAIFLVYGRYQRKAAELTQDFTACANEVAQETLCLIRTVRVYGTGKEEFERYNQWLQKLAFISSRESVGYGFWNLSFNTLYRSTQIFAVLLGGMSVFSCGVTVEQLTKYVLYCEWLIYATWRVTNSLSSLLQSIGASENIFHMMNLLPCDQFLSKGIKLQRLMGHIQFVNVSFHYPARSMIPVLEHLDFSVKANQVIAIVGLSGSGKSTLVNLLLRLYEPSSGQICIDGFPLKELDIRWLRQKIGYVAQEPRILHMDIKSNIKYGCPMNINQEDIKQAAKLAYAHDFISSLPNGYETLVDDNALSGGQKQRIAIARAILRDPVILILDEPTSALDSESEHYIKEVLYALKDETKSRTIIIVAHSLSTVKAADGIIVMDNGCIIEMGNHDELLVKDGLYAKLNRIQADILT; encoded by the exons ATGCCAACCTCCATTTCAAATTTACTTCCTTTGTCACACTCCAAAACCTTTACCGTTTCCCACACTCACAAATCCCAAACCTACATCTTCAACCACAACAACAAACCCCACACCCGTTTTCTCTTCTCCTTCTCCAAATCAGGTCGATCCAAAATCTGCAACCTTAAAACCCGTTGCGTTTCAGATGACGTCCCTAGGTTCCATAAACGGGTCGGGTTATTGGCATCAGTTTTACCTGGAGGCGATTGGTGGACATTGCCGAACCACCGGGAAGACGAAGCGGAACCTACGGCTGCGATTGTCGCTCTCCGACGAATGTGGGAGTTGGTTGCCGATGAGCGATGGGTTGTGACTGTGGCGTTCGGGTCCCTTGTCATTGCTGCT ATTTCCGAAATCACTATGCCAAGTATATTAGCAGCGTCAATATTTTCAGCACAGAGTGGTGAGAATGCGGCATTCTCAAGGAATGCAatgtttttggttctactaTGTTTTACTTCAGGAATATGCAG TGGTTTGCGAAGTGGCTGCTTTGGAATTTTGAATGTAACCTTG GTAAAGCGTCTACGAGAAAACTTGTATATAGCCATTCTTTTTCAG GACATATCCtattttgataaagaaaaagTTGGTACATTGACAAGCAGGATCACAGCAGATTGTCAACGGCTTTCAAATATTATAGGAAATGATCTTCAGTTGATATTGCGCAACACATTGCAG GGAACAGGAgctataattaatttagtggCTTTATCTTGGCCTCTAGCAGTATCTGCATTGATGATTTGTTCTGTATTATCTGCAATTTTCCTGGTTTATGGCAG gTATCAAAGAAAAGCAGCAGAGTTAACCCAAGATTTCACGGCTTGTGCCAATGAA GTAGCTCAGGAGACACTTTGTTTGATAAGAACTGTCCGAGTGTATGGAACCGGAAAAGAAGAATTTGAAAG GTACAATCAGTGGCTACAAAAATTAGCATTCATTAGCAGTCGTGAGAGTGTGGGTTATGGTTTCTGGAACCTGAGCTTTAACACCCTTTACCGGTCAACTCAG ATATTTGCAGTGCTTTTAGGTGGAATGTCTGTTTTCAGTTGCGGTGTAACTGTTGAGCAACTTACTAAGTATGTATTATACTGTGAGTGGTTGATTTATGCTACTTGGAGGGTAACAAACAGCTTATCATCATTACTGCAGTCCATTGGAGCATCTGAAAACATTTTCCATATGATGAATTTATTGCCCTGCGACCAATTCCTATCCAAAG GAATTAAGTTGCAGAGGTTAATGGGCCATATTCAGTTTGTAAATGTATCATTTCATTATCCTGCAAGGAGTATG ATCCCTGTTCTGGAACACTTAGACTTCTCTGTAAAAGCAAATCAAGTCATTGCCATT GTTGGTCTGAGTGGTAGTGGAAAGAGCACACTAGTCAACCTTTTACTTCGACTCTATGAGCCTAGTAGCGGTCAG ATATGTATTGATGGTTTCCCTCTTAAGGAGTTGGATATCAGGTGGCTGAGGCAGAAGATTGGATATGTTGCCCAG GAACCCCGTATCCTTCACATGGACATAAAGTCAAACATAAAATATGGTTGCCCCATGAACATAAATCAAGAAGATATTAAACAGGCTGCAAAACTTGCCTATGCTCATGACTTTATTTCTTCACTTCCAAATGGCTATGAAACCCTTGTTGATGACAATGCACTTAGCGGGGGGCAAAAGCAGCGAATTGCCATTGCAAGGGCCATTCTTAGGGACCCAGTTATTTTGATACTTGATGAACCAACCAGTGCCTTGGATTCTGAAAGTGAGCATTACATCAAG GAGGTATTGTATGCATTAAAAGATGAAACTAAATCAAGAACCATCATTATTGTTGCACATAG TCTTTCTACCGTAAAAGCTGCTGACGGGATCATAGTTATGGATAATGGTTGCATTATTGAG ATGGGTAACCATGATGAGCTTCTGGTCAAGGATGGGCTTTATGCCAAGTTAAACAGAATTCAAGCAGATATTTTAACTTGA
- the LOC101499558 gene encoding ABC transporter B family member 26, chloroplastic-like isoform X5 produces the protein MRSTISEITMPSILAASIFSAQSGENAAFSRNAMFLVLLCFTSGICSGLRSGCFGILNVTLVKRLRENLYIAILFQDISYFDKEKVGTLTSRITADCQRLSNIIGNDLQLILRNTLQGTGAIINLVALSWPLAVSALMICSVLSAIFLVYGRYQRKAAELTQDFTACANEVAQETLCLIRTVRVYGTGKEEFERYNQWLQKLAFISSRESVGYGFWNLSFNTLYRSTQIFAVLLGGMSVFSCGVTVEQLTKYVLYCEWLIYATWRVTNSLSSLLQSIGASENIFHMMNLLPCDQFLSKGIKLQRLMGHIQFVNVSFHYPARSMIPVLEHLDFSVKANQVIAIVGLSGSGKSTLVNLLLRLYEPSSGQICIDGFPLKELDIRWLRQKIGYVAQEPRILHMDIKSNIKYGCPMNINQEDIKQAAKLAYAHDFISSLPNGYETLVDDNALSGGQKQRIAIARAILRDPVILILDEPTSALDSESEHYIKEVLYALKDETKSRTIIIVAHSLSTVKAADGIIVMDNGCIIEMGNHDELLVKDGLYAKLNRIQADILT, from the exons ATGCGTAGCACT ATTTCCGAAATCACTATGCCAAGTATATTAGCAGCGTCAATATTTTCAGCACAGAGTGGTGAGAATGCGGCATTCTCAAGGAATGCAatgtttttggttctactaTGTTTTACTTCAGGAATATGCAG TGGTTTGCGAAGTGGCTGCTTTGGAATTTTGAATGTAACCTTG GTAAAGCGTCTACGAGAAAACTTGTATATAGCCATTCTTTTTCAG GACATATCCtattttgataaagaaaaagTTGGTACATTGACAAGCAGGATCACAGCAGATTGTCAACGGCTTTCAAATATTATAGGAAATGATCTTCAGTTGATATTGCGCAACACATTGCAG GGAACAGGAgctataattaatttagtggCTTTATCTTGGCCTCTAGCAGTATCTGCATTGATGATTTGTTCTGTATTATCTGCAATTTTCCTGGTTTATGGCAG gTATCAAAGAAAAGCAGCAGAGTTAACCCAAGATTTCACGGCTTGTGCCAATGAA GTAGCTCAGGAGACACTTTGTTTGATAAGAACTGTCCGAGTGTATGGAACCGGAAAAGAAGAATTTGAAAG GTACAATCAGTGGCTACAAAAATTAGCATTCATTAGCAGTCGTGAGAGTGTGGGTTATGGTTTCTGGAACCTGAGCTTTAACACCCTTTACCGGTCAACTCAG ATATTTGCAGTGCTTTTAGGTGGAATGTCTGTTTTCAGTTGCGGTGTAACTGTTGAGCAACTTACTAAGTATGTATTATACTGTGAGTGGTTGATTTATGCTACTTGGAGGGTAACAAACAGCTTATCATCATTACTGCAGTCCATTGGAGCATCTGAAAACATTTTCCATATGATGAATTTATTGCCCTGCGACCAATTCCTATCCAAAG GAATTAAGTTGCAGAGGTTAATGGGCCATATTCAGTTTGTAAATGTATCATTTCATTATCCTGCAAGGAGTATG ATCCCTGTTCTGGAACACTTAGACTTCTCTGTAAAAGCAAATCAAGTCATTGCCATT GTTGGTCTGAGTGGTAGTGGAAAGAGCACACTAGTCAACCTTTTACTTCGACTCTATGAGCCTAGTAGCGGTCAG ATATGTATTGATGGTTTCCCTCTTAAGGAGTTGGATATCAGGTGGCTGAGGCAGAAGATTGGATATGTTGCCCAG GAACCCCGTATCCTTCACATGGACATAAAGTCAAACATAAAATATGGTTGCCCCATGAACATAAATCAAGAAGATATTAAACAGGCTGCAAAACTTGCCTATGCTCATGACTTTATTTCTTCACTTCCAAATGGCTATGAAACCCTTGTTGATGACAATGCACTTAGCGGGGGGCAAAAGCAGCGAATTGCCATTGCAAGGGCCATTCTTAGGGACCCAGTTATTTTGATACTTGATGAACCAACCAGTGCCTTGGATTCTGAAAGTGAGCATTACATCAAG GAGGTATTGTATGCATTAAAAGATGAAACTAAATCAAGAACCATCATTATTGTTGCACATAG TCTTTCTACCGTAAAAGCTGCTGACGGGATCATAGTTATGGATAATGGTTGCATTATTGAG ATGGGTAACCATGATGAGCTTCTGGTCAAGGATGGGCTTTATGCCAAGTTAAACAGAATTCAAGCAGATATTTTAACTTGA